From Oligoflexia bacterium, one genomic window encodes:
- a CDS encoding S8 family peptidase, with amino-acid sequence MRNLFIISMLVLFAQTSFAGQYIVKFKNPISTKNLNTIKAITNGEVESLIPQLNMAVISGQPTQINTLSLSMGNEIEYIEVNHKRYAIGKKGPSYPSEVNMWGMRAINALPAWAITKGSRKVIIAVSDTGTWLEHSDLKNNLWRNAGETGLDANGKDKTKNKIDDDGNGYIDDVHGYNFETNVGNPMENHYHGTHVAGSIGAVGNNSGIAGVNWETSLMTVKFIGMDGSGTDDAAIKSIVYAADNGAKVINASWGGDEFAQALYDAIDYAGKKGVLFVAASGNDGQNADKYPMYPAAYDLDSIISVASISDVKGKLSGFSNYGAKSVDIAAPGENIYSTWNPMQSPLRRVLYYTISGTSMAAPHVTGVVGLMYAANPNLTSKQVKSILIETAKLTPHLTGKVLANGMVDAGAAVKKAKELAGSN; translated from the coding sequence ATGAGAAATTTATTCATAATCAGTATGCTCGTGCTATTCGCACAAACCAGTTTTGCTGGTCAGTACATTGTTAAATTCAAAAATCCAATTAGCACAAAAAATTTGAACACCATAAAAGCCATTACCAATGGCGAGGTAGAATCGCTTATTCCTCAATTAAATATGGCTGTTATTTCTGGCCAACCCACTCAAATAAATACGCTTTCACTGAGTATGGGAAATGAAATTGAGTACATCGAAGTTAATCACAAACGTTATGCCATTGGTAAAAAAGGTCCGTCTTACCCAAGTGAAGTAAATATGTGGGGAATGCGCGCCATCAATGCTCTCCCCGCTTGGGCTATCACCAAAGGAAGTCGCAAAGTTATTATCGCAGTAAGCGATACCGGCACGTGGCTTGAGCATTCAGATCTTAAAAATAATCTTTGGAGAAACGCTGGCGAAACAGGCCTCGATGCAAACGGTAAAGATAAAACAAAAAATAAAATTGACGATGATGGCAATGGTTATATCGACGATGTTCATGGTTACAATTTTGAAACAAATGTTGGTAACCCCATGGAAAATCATTACCACGGCACACACGTAGCCGGATCCATCGGCGCAGTTGGAAATAACAGTGGAATCGCCGGAGTAAACTGGGAAACCAGTCTTATGACCGTGAAATTTATCGGCATGGATGGCAGCGGTACAGATGACGCTGCAATTAAATCTATTGTGTACGCTGCTGATAACGGAGCAAAGGTCATTAACGCTAGCTGGGGTGGAGATGAATTTGCCCAAGCACTTTATGATGCTATCGACTATGCTGGTAAAAAAGGTGTTCTCTTTGTTGCCGCATCAGGTAACGACGGTCAAAATGCAGATAAATATCCCATGTATCCAGCTGCATATGATCTAGATAGTATTATTTCCGTTGCATCAATCAGTGATGTAAAAGGAAAACTCTCTGGGTTTTCAAACTATGGTGCTAAATCAGTTGATATCGCAGCACCAGGTGAAAATATTTATAGCACCTGGAACCCAATGCAATCACCACTGCGACGAGTTTTGTATTACACAATCAGCGGAACATCTATGGCAGCACCACATGTAACAGGTGTTGTGGGACTCATGTACGCGGCCAACCCAAATTTAACTTCAAAACAAGTTAAATCGATTTTGATCGAAACAGCAAAACTCACACCCCATCTCACGGGTAAAGTTTTAGCTAACGGAATGGTTGATGCTGGTGCTGCTGTTAAAAAAGCAAAAGAACTAGCCGGATCAAACTAA
- a CDS encoding type II toxin-antitoxin system VapC family toxin, with product MIHYMLDTDICIYIIKKRSALVLNKLELLLPEQILISSVTIGELIYGVEKSEQREKNHSALKNFMQPFTISSFDADAALELGKIRAHLEKKGQIIGIFDLMIAAQARALDVILVTNNEREFRRVPELRVENWTK from the coding sequence GTGATCCACTACATGTTGGACACGGATATTTGTATATACATCATAAAAAAACGGTCCGCTTTAGTCCTGAACAAGCTCGAATTACTTTTGCCAGAACAGATTTTGATTTCATCTGTGACTATTGGAGAACTGATTTATGGCGTTGAAAAAAGCGAGCAGCGGGAGAAAAACCATAGTGCTCTAAAAAATTTCATGCAGCCCTTTACTATTTCTTCATTTGATGCTGATGCAGCTTTAGAGTTAGGTAAAATCCGCGCTCACCTCGAGAAAAAAGGGCAAATCATTGGTATTTTTGATCTTATGATTGCAGCCCAAGCCAGAGCTTTAGACGTGATTCTTGTAACAAATAATGAACGTGAATTCCGTCGTGTACCTGAGCTACGAGTGGAAAATTGGACGAAGTAA
- the vapB gene encoding type II toxin-antitoxin system VapB family antitoxin encodes MKKAKIFQNGQSQAVRLPKEFRFEGSEVYIQHEGSNVILIPIKKSWEKLKESLNQFSDDFLSERSQPLPKKREGF; translated from the coding sequence ATGAAAAAAGCCAAAATCTTTCAAAATGGACAAAGCCAGGCGGTTCGACTTCCGAAGGAATTCAGATTTGAAGGGAGCGAAGTCTACATCCAGCACGAAGGTAGCAACGTGATCTTAATTCCAATTAAAAAATCTTGGGAAAAGTTAAAAGAAAGCTTAAATCAATTTTCAGACGACTTTCTAAGTGAGCGTTCTCAGCCTTTACCAAAAAAGCGTGAGGGGTTTTAA
- a CDS encoding CsbD family protein: protein MNWLEIEGKWDQIKGKIKEKWGKFTDDDLNQYKGNREHFVGGLTDRYGFSKEEAQRHADEFGSSLRSEDYH, encoded by the coding sequence ATGAATTGGCTAGAAATTGAAGGTAAATGGGATCAAATCAAAGGAAAGATTAAAGAAAAATGGGGCAAATTTACTGATGACGATCTTAATCAGTACAAAGGAAACCGCGAGCATTTTGTAGGTGGCCTTACTGATCGTTACGGTTTTAGTAAAGAAGAAGCACAAAGACATGCAGATGAATTCGGTAGCTCCTTGAGATCAGAAGATTACCATTAA